In the Hordeum vulgare subsp. vulgare chromosome 7H, MorexV3_pseudomolecules_assembly, whole genome shotgun sequence genome, one interval contains:
- the LOC123410316 gene encoding stem 28 kDa glycoprotein-like gives MAMGRMPILVAVALMAAAASCSARDPNIRMPMAEVEATAMDDAVGPHIHALRPLLGSGGQLGSRGGVPCDSWRLGVEAYNVRDWKMVPANCEGYVGHYMLGSHYRRDSKVVIDEAIAYLDSLRLAGNGKEVWVLDIDETMLSNLPYYAIHGFGARPYNATSYRAYVRKGSAPVLPETKRLYNKLLAVGIKPVFLTGRTEDKRAITVANLRREGIYGWMNLLLKQPGFKGSAVTYKSGERQKLVDAGYIIVGNIGDQWSDILGAPEGARTFKLPDPMYYIG, from the exons ATGGCGATGGGAAGGATGCCCATACTCGTCGCCGTGGCTCTCATGGCCGCAGCGGCCTCCTGCAGCGCAAGGGATCCCAACATCCGGATGCCGATGGCGGAGGTTGAAGCGACTGCCATGGATGACGCCGTGGGGCCGCACATCCACGCGCTGCGGCCGCTGCTGGGCTCCGGCGGGCAGCTCGGGAGCCGTGGCGGCGTGCCGTGCGACAGCTGGCGGCTGGGCGTGGAGGCGTACAACGTGCGGGACTGGAAGATGGTCCCGGCCAACTGCGAGGGCTACGTCGGCCACTACATGCTCGGCAGCCATTACCGGCGCGACTCCAAGGTCGTCATCGACGAGGCCATCGCCTACCTTGATAGCCTCAGGCTCGCCGGCAACGGCAAGGAGGTGTGGGTGTTGGACATCGACGAGACCATGCTCTCCAACCTACCGTACTACGCCATCCACGGCTTCGG GGCTAGGCCGTACAACGCGACGAGCTACCGTGCGTACGTGCGGAAGGGAAGCGCGCCCGTGCTACCGGAGACAAAGCGGTTGTACAACAAGCTGCTCGCAGTGGGCATCAAGCCGGTGTTCCTAACAGGCCGGACCGAGGACAAGAGGGCTATCACGGTTGCCAATCTCCGCCGCGAAGGCATCTATGGATGGATGAACCTGCTGCTCAAGCAACCAGGGTTCAAGGGCTCCGCGGTGACCTACAAATCTGGCGAGCGGCAGAAGCTGGTGGACGCTGGGTACATCATCGTCGGCAACATCGGCGACCAGTGGAGCGACATCCTCGGCGCCCCCGAGGGCGCTCGCACCTTCAAGCTGCCCGATCCCATGTACTACATTGGCTAG